The Mangrovimonas cancribranchiae nucleotide sequence TACCGAAATAGGACGTCAAGTAGGCATTAGTTCACCAGCTGTTTCGGAACGAATTAAAAAAATGGAAGATGCTGGTGTTATAGAAGGTTATAGAACAGCTGTGTCGTATTTTGAAGCTGGTTATCAGCTTAAGGCTATAATAACGATACGCGCTTTTATGGGAAAGTTAAAGCCTTTTTTGGAAAAGGTAAAAACTTTTGATGAAGTTTTAAATTGTTATCGAATTACGGGTAATGAAAACATTGTTATGGTTGTTATTTTAAAAAATCAAAAACATTTGGAGCAATTTATAGACCAGTTAATTATTTATGGTGAAACAAAAACACAAATAGTTCTCAATGAAGTAGTAAGAGATGGTGCTGTTATTTCAATTAATAGGTAAGAAGGCATGTTATTTCTTTGTGATATGCTCTGTAATAATTTTAGCGTGGATTCGTGAGTTTTCTATAAACCATTTATGCGTTTCTAAGCCACCACAAATAACACCTGCTAGATATAAGCCTTTTATGTTGCTTTCCATTGTTTTTTCATTGTATGTTGGAATATAGTTATTATTTTCAGACAATGTAATGCCTGCATTTTCTAAAAACTCAAAGTTAGGACGATAGCCTGTTAGCGCAACCACATAATCGTTAGGAATTAATACGTCTTCTTTGGGTGTTTTTATAACGATGTTGTCTTTTTTTATTTCTTTTATTTCTGAATTAAAATAGGCTTTAATACTGCCTTCTTCAATTCGGTTGTCTATATCTGGTCGTACCCAATATTTTACACGTTCGCCTATGTTTTTTCCTCTAACAATCATGGT carries:
- a CDS encoding Lrp/AsnC family transcriptional regulator, with protein sequence MYIDALNWKILGCLQRHARQSNTEIGRQVGISSPAVSERIKKMEDAGVIEGYRTAVSYFEAGYQLKAIITIRAFMGKLKPFLEKVKTFDEVLNCYRITGNENIVMVVILKNQKHLEQFIDQLIIYGETKTQIVLNEVVRDGAVISINR